A genome region from Triticum aestivum cultivar Chinese Spring chromosome 2B, IWGSC CS RefSeq v2.1, whole genome shotgun sequence includes the following:
- the LOC123042325 gene encoding E3 ubiquitin-protein ligase RNF14-like — MAASSAGTSSSSRAILSHRIPDPGFSTEASSSSPSARADGSDEDMLNLDFPWVAAAEAESILEDAAATERIHLRAAEEDEEGIRVNQERQQDELMALEAIYGDDLVEFKSKGGLRFFQSYPRKDPPYFTVTAKWMDGSQVCQICEMLDDIWAQLPGQEVVYQWVEWTRSSSLSHLWIDGKIILGPGSPAHKSDNRAISRGLPLNYVIPSMLSYSSKKRRKAFLDDLHMCLICLTESNGSNFIQLPCQHLFCATCMETFCRIHVKEGTVFQLVCPGTKCNASIPPYLLKNLLREEEFERWDRLLLDKALGSMSDVVYCPRCSMACLADEDKNAQCQSCFFTFCSACKDPRHLGRQCLTPEQKLKASGKLTVREMVQEMLMIRSLYNDARACPNCRMVISRSEGCNMMYCVNCGKSFCFRCGEAMTASNYNHFSKCGLFAPQKNDYNTNDLEKRLKELETAERVAQMHPLGSTIECPKCRQKIFKVRRPVLFNLQHGMNLQGMTNF, encoded by the exons ATGGCAGCATCGTCCGCCGGTACCTCCTCGTCGTCGCGGGCAATCCTATCCCACCGCATCCCCGACCCAGGTTTCTCCACCGAagcgtcctcctcctcgccctcggcGCGCGCTGATGGGAGCGACGAGGACATGCTCAACCTGGACTTCCCGTGGGTGGCGGCGGCCGAGGCGGAATCCATACTGGAGGACGCCGCTGCTACGGAGAGAATTCACCTTCGCGCCGCGGAGGAGGATGAAGAGGGGATAAGAGTCAACCAGGAGCGACAGCAGGACGAG CTGATGGCATTGGAAGCAATATATGGGGATGACCTGGTTGAATTTAAAAGCAAAGGAGGGCTCCGTTTTTTCCAG TCCTATCCTAGAAAAGACCCCCCATATTTTACAGTCACTGCCAAATGGATGGATGGGTCTCAAGTTTGTCAGATATGTGAGATGCTCGACGACATCTGGGCACAACTCCCGGGGCAGGAAGTGGTATATCAGTGGGTTGAGTGGACCCGCAGTTCGTCGTTGTCGCACCTCTGGATTGATGGCAAAATAATATTAGGTCCAGGCAGCCCAGCACACAAATCAGATAATCGTGCTATCTCAAGAGGTCTCCCATTGAATTATGTAATCCCTTCGATGCTCAGCTACAGTAGTAAGAAGCGTCGTAAAGCTTTTCTTGATGATCTTCATATGTGCCTGATATGCCTTACAGAGAGCAATG GTTCAAACTTCATCCAGCTGCCATGCCAGCACTTGTTTTGTGCCACGTGCATGGAGACCTTCTGCAGGATACATGTGAAGGAAGGTACTGTGTTCCAATTGGTGTGCCCTGGCACCAAGTGCAACGCTTCTATTCCGCCGTATCTGCTAAAGAATCTTCTTAGGGAAGAAGAGTTTGAACGTTGGGATAGGCTTCTTCTTGACAAAGCATTGGGCTCAATGTCAGACGTGGTCTACTGTCCAAGGTGTTCGATGGCTTGCTTGGCAGATGAGGATAAGAACGCGCAATGTCAAAGTTGTTTCTTTACCTTCTGCTCAGCTTGCAAGGATCCACGCCATTTAGGGAGACAGTGTTTAACTCCAGAACAAAAGCTCAAG GCATCAGGCAAGTTAACTGTGAGGGAGATGGTGCAGGAGATGCTGATGATCAGATCGTTATACAACGATGCTAGAGCATGTCCAAACTGCCGAATGGTCATTAGCAGAAGTGAAGGGTGCAACATGATGTATTGTGTGAACTGTGGCAAGTCGTTCTGCTTCCGTTGTGGCGAGGCCATGACTGCTAGCAATTATAACCATTTCAG TAAATGTGGGCTCTTTGCGCCGCAAAAAAACGACTATAACACAAATGATTTGGAGAAGCGACTGAAAGAGCTAGAAACCGCAGAACGCGTGGCTCAAATGCATCCGTTAGGCAGCACCATCGAATGCCCGAAATGCCGTCAGAAAATTTTCAAGGTAAGGAGACCTGTCTTATTCAATCTGCAGCATGGCATGAATCTGCAAGGGATGACCAATTTCTAG